In one window of Danaus plexippus chromosome 7, MEX_DaPlex, whole genome shotgun sequence DNA:
- the LOC116770767 gene encoding uncharacterized protein LOC116770767, whose product MEASPEVPRRTRAALAEIPARLDRLRVTPLRPVTNTREASPLLPPGYLSPAPSPDEFLIQQRGRKRLPATWSPDIDLKRNSTFHSVVRTPPKNTGRNTPPKLGVTLRSTPRKRLLLGDNERVPLTPEKIDFSDISTPQKFKITSPFKDSPPIKRSRLERTFDGEFKGPLDTALKGLSPTQLIHMIKRITHKHPEVEKEIRSDMPIPDLTPLEEKLSYLKSNIFKSLPTSRLTSKTDSPAYSRVATHLTAFKKCLVDQGKVLVESQHWESVIKYVFLAWNYVRATPLWDNQPHNAQRKQCFKTLINFCMTALKKGTFDKDYMIDIHDKLQGIESDSEDVQSCLKYVNGQLQGVL is encoded by the exons ATGGAAGCTTCACCTGAAGTGCCGCGTCGCACACGCGCTGCTTTAGCCGAGATACCAGCGAGGCTTGATAGATTAAGAGTGACACCTCTCCGGCCTGTAACCAACACGAGAGAGGCTTCACCCTTGTTGCCTCCGGGTTATCTCAGCCCTGCACCATCACCTGATGAGTTCCTCATTCAGCAGAGAG GTCGTAAACGTCTCCCAGCGACATGGTCTCCAGATATTGATCTCAAGCGTAATTCAACTTTCCACTCAGTAGTACGCACTCCTCCTAAGAATACTGGTAGGAACACTCCTCCAAAACTTGGAGTAACATTGCGTTCAACACCAAGGAAACGTCTTTTATTGGGTGATAACGAACGAGTACCACTAACTCCTGAGAAAATTGATTTCAGCGACATCAGTACGCCACagaaattcaaaattacaaGCCCCTTCAAAGATTCCCCTCCCATCAAAAGATCCCGTCTTGAAAGAACTTTTGACGGAGAGTTCAAAGGCCCTTTGGACACCGCATTGAAAGGCCTTAGCCCCACTCAACTGATACACATGATCAAAAGAATTACACACAAACATCCAGAAGTAGAGAAGGAGATTCGTTCAGATATGCCAATACCAGATCTCACACCATTGGAGGAGAAATTGAGTTATCTGAAatcaaatatctttaaaagtcTACCAACATCTCGTTTGACATCCAAAACTGATTCACCGGCCTACTCTAGAGTTGCGACTCATTTGACAGCTTTCAAAAAATGCCTCGTTGATCAAGGGAAGGTCCTAGTTGAATCCCAACATTGGGAATCtgtcattaaatatgttttcctTGCTTGGAACTATGTACGTGCCACACCTTTGTGGGATAATCAGCCCCATAACGCACAGCGGAAACAGTGCTTTAAAactcttattaatttttgtatgactGCGCTGAAGAAAGGTACTTTTGATAAGGATTATATGATTGACATTCATGATAAGCTTCAAGGGATAGAATCTGACAGTGAAGATGTCCAATCGTGCCTTAAGTATGTCAACGGACAATTACAGGGTGTTCTTTAA
- the LOC116770523 gene encoding chymotrypsin-1-like, with protein MFQAGCLFISLLVGSIGLPLSGGYTSGYFGDIKARVINGYDASPVPHMVALTVGEQSKSLVCGASLITKRHVLTAAHCIDAFIDKGKLSRSLTGIVGTNDWNKGGTHYTFSGNITHPEWDSKMVNNDIGILITSQPVTLNKYVQIITLNFQFIAGNVAAIINGWGQFEKESKRPSHGLKELKLYTLDGSACTSRLRRRKTNFILNSTLQISTITQKNYGAGPGDSGSPLILRDNRQQIGVVSWGVNPSASGYPDVYGRISAYKSWIKQSVRLRI; from the exons atgtttcaGGCTGGGTGTTTGTTTATATCGCTCTTAGTGGGAAGCATAG GTTTGCCCTTAAGTGGTGGATACACATCCGGTTACTTCGGCGATATAAAAGCTCGGGTCATCAATGGTTACGATGCAAGTCCCGTGCCTCACATGGTAGCTCTGACTGTCGGTGAACAAAGTAAAAGCCTCGTATGTGGTGCCTCCCTTATTACTAAACGCCATGTACTCACAGCCGCTCACTGCATTGACGCTTTTATAGATAAAGGAAAATTGAGCAG GTCTCTTACAGGAATTGTTGGGACAAATGATTGGAACAAGGGCGGAACTCATTACACCTTTTCTGGCAACATTACTCATCCTGAATGGGATTCAAAAATGGTCAATAATGATATTGGTATACTTATCACGTCACAACCGGTGacacttaataaatatgtacagaTCATTACccttaattttcaatttattgctGGTAACGTCGCTGCTATTATCAACGGTTGGGGACAATTTGAAAAG GAAAGCAAACGACCGTCACATGGATTGAAAGAACTTAAACTATATACTCTTGATGGCAGCGCGTGTACGTCACGTCTACGTcgaagaaaaacaaattttattttaaattcgacATTGCAAATTTCTACTATTACTCAGAAGAACTATGGCGCTGGTCCC GGTGATTCGGGTAGCCCGTTAATCCTACGAGATAATAGACAGCAAATTGGCGTCGTGTCCTGGGGTGTTAACCCCAGTGCATCCGGATATCCTGATGTATACGGTAGAATCAGTGCATACAAATCTTGGATTAAACAGAGCGTACGATTAAGAATATGA